TCAGTGTCACAGACCAAGTGCAGGGACTGGCCCTCCTGGACTGGAAGAGATGAGCCGTTGCCCAGAGCTTCAGGTCCTggcaagacagagagaaagctGAGCCCAGGCCCTCATTAGGGgcactctccttctctctctctctcttccttgcatCATGTagatctgtttcttctcttccacTGCCTGATGGGCTCATAGCTTCTGGGCTCAGCCCCAAGGGGACAGGGATAGGAGCAGGCACTGCAGCCTTTCCAAGAGTCCGTTGTGCATTCTCATGAACAACCTTTGTCCCCACACCTCCCTTCTGGGCCATCTGTGCCAACACAGATTCTAGATTTGCCTCTATGAGCCTTACTGTTTGGTCTTTCAATGACGGTTCACTGAGACCAGTCTAATTTAGCTCTGTCTGAGAGCTCACAGTCTTGTGGGGGAGACATCCAAAAGCAGGTACTCACAGAGCAATATGACGTTTTGTGATGGGGACAAATCGGGCTGAGGGAGCCCTGAGGACGGGAGTGCATTGAGACTGTCAGgacagggagggcttcccagaggaggagagGCTTAATCAGAGCATGAGAATGGGTGGGAGCTGGCTAGAGGGTAGTGCCAATGGAAGAACGTTATGTGAGGAAAGTAAAAGAGGTGCAACTATAGCTGAGGTGTGAAATCACCCTCCATGCTCAGGGAAAAACACATAGTTGTGTAAAGTTTGAGTGAATGGGTGTGTTTGTGAGTGTTTACATATGATGCTACTGGAAGAAATTATGGAAGATTTAAAACACTACAGCAGAGTGAGGAAAGTCAGAGGcatcaaagaaaatattgattTACTCAACCATTGTTTTACTAGTAAATGTTTAACGACTAGCTCATTGGGGGAGAcgaaaaaagccctgatttgtagtatTTGTCAATATCCCTGGCAACTCCCATCTTGGCCAACGTCAAGCACCCAATTTGAAGAAGTCAATGAACCCAGAGTTGGGAAAAGATGGACACAATTGGCTCATGCCAACCAGTGAGAGCCAACACCAGTACACCActaaaggaactcaaaagaaaaatGCATGTTTTTGCCTGGAAAAATCACCATATGCTAAGTCAAAAGGCCATCAATAGACTGGAAATCAATCCTTTGAACTAACACGCAGCTGATGTCCTTAATATGAAAGGAGCTTCTTCAAACAGTCAAGAAAAAAtccacaaagaaaaacaaacaattctcAAACATAATGAAAGATACTCAACCTAGTCACAAAATGACACTGCAACTTAACATGACAGTGAATTCTCTTAGGATCAGCACGGATGAACATGTTCAGCAGCGGAAGAGGCACATTGCAGGTGGGAGTATAAACAGAACCACCTCCATGCAGTGGGATTTGGCCACATCTGTAGAAATTACAAACATACCCTTTGATCCAGGACCTTCTTCTCTAGGAAATTATCTGaaagacacacgcacacacgtggGAAATGTTCGCACAAGTTCTTCAGTGCAGTATTATTTGTCTGAGGAGAAGACTGGAAACAGCGTCGTTTTCCAGCAATGGGGGACCAATtaattactttatagtacaatataCTTCCAGTTGGAAAAGCATGGAGTCATCATTAAGAATGAAGAAGGTTTCCTATGTACTGATACAGAAAGATCTCTAAGATAGACTGTTTGAGAAAAAGACAAGTTTCATTCATAGAAATGTACCAATGTCACTTCCTTGGTTGTGACAAGTGTGCCAAGGTGATGCAAGGTTGTAATGATGAGGCAAGATGAGTGATGGATTATGGAAACTCTCTGCACTatgtaaataaaaaattactccatgtgaaaagataataaaaaataataataaagatgcaGAGCAATGTGTATAGTAtgatgtgtacatatgtgtgtttttaaatgtatatccATAGGTAATATTTGGGAAGATAACCAAGAGGGAGGTTACATACAAGTAACCATACAAGATGCTGAATActattttattctaattaaaTTTGGCTAGGGACTGAATTGAGtttctcccaaattcatatgttgaagccctaacccccagtgtggtggtatttggaggtaTCTGGATGCGctcttgggaggtgattaggcttagatgaggtcatgagagtggggctATCATGATGACATTggtgctcttataagaagagacaccagagggctGGTTTTTTCTCAgtcctgtgaggacacagccagaaggcggccatctacaaggcaggaagagagccctcaccaggaactgGATGGCTTACACccttatcttggacttccagcctccagaactgtgagaaataaattcctgttgtttaagccccccagtctgtggtattttgttatggcatcccGAGCAGACTAAGGCACATTTTATGTTTACTACTTTAAACACTAGCATTAAAATGATACAAGGAGGCTGTAGGAGTAGGAGGGGTCCGAATCCTAGGGAGAACGAGGACAGGTTTCGGGACAAGGGTGTGTCCCTGGCATGGAGACAGCACATCCTTTGGACGTGGAAGAGGCCCTTCATGCTCCCCGATGGCAGGTTCAGCTGTGGGGCAAGGCTAGCTTGTAAGCTGATGATCCAGTGGGGGACTTCCCACATCTACTGTCCCCATGCCTGGCCTGAGCCTTTCTCTCGTCTGAGTTCTGAACCCCCGCTCTGCTCTGAAGGGAGGAGACAGACCTCGCTTCCACCACACCTCTGGGAGAGGAGAGACTGCGTCCTACCTGTGCCTTCTTTCCGGAAAACGCTGATGGTCAGGTTCTGGGGCACATCTGGACAGACAGACATAATTGTTCCCTTTTCAGTGGCAGGAAGATGAGTGTTGGCCCTTCTCCCCAGAAACTTCAGAAATAAGAGAGGGTGGAGTCTCGTgtcctcttttcttcctcccaGAACCAGCTTGCAGGACCCAGCACCCAGtatcccaggccctgtcccccttcctctcctctaCACCCACTGCCTTCAGGGATTAGGCCATCCTGGCCTGGCACTCACAGGACACGTTGAGCCGGATGGTCCTCTCTGAGCTCACGCCAACTCCAGGGAAGGTCACTCGACAGGTGAGGTTGGTGCCATGGTCCTGGGGCCGCGGGGTGAGGGTGAGCACCGAGGAGTGGGCAGTCTTGGggcccagggaggtgagggagacccCGATCCAGGAGAAGGTGGGGGGCGTCCCCCTCTCACAGGCCCATGGCACTGCACAGGTAATGTTCTTGGGGTGGCCAGATTCTAGAGTCCCCTGGAAGTGGACATCAGGTGTCTGTGtcagagctgaggaggagagagacagagacacaggccCTGGATATGGGGACCCCAAGTGTGACCCTAAGAGCAACCTCTGCCTCAGGCCAGCCATCTCCTCCCCAGCTGTCCTCAGCATCCTGTCTTCCTGGATCACCCTTGGTTATTCCAGTATGAGGTGCAGAGGATCCCCTCCCGGCCCTCAGAACCCATCCATGTGTCCTCTCCTTGACCCCATTCCTTACCTGTCACACGTATAGAGAGTGGGTTCTCTCTGTAATCATATTTCGCATAAAACCCTCTCTCTATCCTAAAGAAGTATGTCCCCGAGTCCTTCCTCCTGGCATCTCTGATGTCCAGGGAGCAGTCGTAGACCCGGGGGTCTCCAAGGAGGTGGAATCGGCCCTGGGTCGCCTCCTGCACTTCATGATCTGGGTTGTTTGTGGCCACAAGCGTACGCTGGTGCTGATATTCCCATTCTCGGAACCAGTAGCCGTGAGCTGGGTCGGAGTCAGTGTATCCATATGCAGGGTAGGAGACATTGCAGGGCACTCGGATGCACAGGCCCTCCTGCACTGTCACAGATTCCACTTGCAGCTGGAATCTCCCATACTGAGCCTGGGATCCTGTAGGGAAACTAGGGTCAGCCacagccccctccctgcccacccacTCTCTCCTGGACACACTCACCTGCCCACAGCAGGGagagcagcagcagcggcagcatCTTTGGGGTAAGAGCCACAGGACCTTGGTGTAACAGGACTGAGAGGAAGCCCCAGCAGGAAGCCCAGGGTGAGGCCAGAAAGGTGCCTGACCACAGAAGAGGAACTTGACACCCACAGGCTGTTGGAGCTGGCGTGGTCCTTGGAGATTAACCACTTCTACTTTCTAGATGGGGTCCCGATGAGGGTCACACACAACAAGAAGGACCCAACTCCCTGCTCCTTGTTCCCTGTATGTGGCCTGTCCCTCTCACATCATTGTTCACGCCAGGAAAGTAGGCACTGCCTGGCCAATCAGAGCTTCTAGGTGCCCCCAAGTGTCAGTCACACCAGGAGTGGGACTCAGGACGGGCTGGCAGGGGAACTTCAATCTGTGAAAGATGGGGAaggttctccccacccccaggagagggaggaggtgattaatcaatgaatgaatatgaCAATGGCATCTTGAGCATCTAATCCTTTCTGGGGAGTGTAGTCAAAGGGGACAATGTGACAGACTGTGTCTGTGTCCTTGAGAGCTTCTCTAACACCTGAGGAGGCAGAGAAACCCCAGACCCTTCCAGTTAGTGTTGGGACAGTGTGTGATGGTGGAAGCACAAGCAGGGGCTTGTAGGAAACCGATTGCTCTGTGCAGCCAGAAGGAGAGCTCCCAGGTAGAAACGGCAGAGTGGACGGGATCAGGATTCTGAGGAGGTCAGAGGACATCACCACCACGGGTGGTCCTGGGGCTCCGTGACCCGCTCACAGACCCTGCTCCAGGCATCCCTGGTGCTGACTGCACAGGCCAGGCCTGAGAGCTGGGCATTTGGAGCAAGATGGCAGAACAGTGTGATGTTGCGAGAAAGCCCAGACATGGAGTCAGGGGTCTGGCCATTCTCCCCTCcacgcctcagtttcctcatctgtcatgtGGAGGGATCCCAATTCTCAGCCCTCATCTGTGGGAGAATCCAAAACGAGGACGGAAGGGGGCAGCCTTGCAGGTCAAGGGCCTGGCTCTGCCCACTCCTCAGTGGTCATTCTGAGTCCCGCCCTCAGTGAGAAGCTCCTGGTGGTCAGCATTGCCCTGGGGATCCCTCACCTGAGGCCTCCAGTGAGGGGTCAGGGCTCGGGCTCTGCAGCCAGGTGGCACTGGGGTCAAGTCTGGCTCCCTAATGCCTGCTGTGCCACCTTGGGAAGGGGCTTAACCACTCTGTGCATAGTCAGATGCCTATGCTCATGGGGTGctataggctgaattgtgtcacccccaaaactcatatgttgaagccctaacccccagtacctccaaatgtgactgtctttggagataggaccttcaaagaggtaattaaattaacTGAAGTCATGAAGGTGGGCACTAAtctaataggactggtgtccttataagaagatgagatcaggacacagacgtgcacagagggaagaccaagtGAAgatggaggggggaggggaaggcgGTCAtcagcaagccaaggagagaggccacagaaggaaccagccctgccaacacattGGTCTCCTGCTTCAAGCcttcagaattgtgagacaaAGAATTTCGGTGATTTAAGTCACCCACTAGGTGGTATCTTGTTATGTCATCCCAAGTAAACTAATACATGGGGTCACCAAAAAGATAAACGTGCTCATGAAAGTAAAGAGCTCTCAAAAAGCCTGGTCTGGCCCACAATGGACACAGGCCACTCAATGTCCAGTGGCCAGTCTGCAGGATGGGGCCgctctgggggtgggaggagaaaaaggaagggaaaggttTGGTAACCAGAGGAAACCTCTGCTGCTCCTCTGTACACCAGCTCTGAACTCTGCGGGCTCTTACTTCACCCCGGCtacccttcccctcctctccccaggagAGGACAGGCTCCATGGGCCTCTGCTGGGGCTGGTCCCACTGCTGGCTGAGCCTGTCACTGCTCCTGCACCCTGGGCAGCTGTCACCCATCTGTTGAGTGTAGTGTCCTGGGGGGTGGGCCTGAGGTGAGACTGACCCTGGAGGAGCAGCAGCCAGAGCCAGGAGTGGGGAGCAGAGACACACTCACAGCCTGGTGTGGTCAGGGCTGAACTAGTGGGGAGGACGGGGCTGTGGGAGCCCCCGAAGGGAGTGAGGATGAGCCTGGCAGATGGGACAGGTGCGCTGGGAGGTGGAAGGTGAGCAAGGTTGTCTGGGAGGTAAGTTCATCCTCCAGAGAGAAGGCCCAGAGCCAAGGACGCGGGTGTGAGCAGACAGGGAGCCCCTGCAGCTCCCCCTGCAGCCCCCGGCCAGTGCCTTTGCCTCAGTCAGCTCTTCAGCCTCTCAGCTCCAGGGTCCAAGGAAATCTGAGTCTGATCTCCTCCAACAcatctcctgctcctcctcctcttttggggagggggagggtaaCTGAGCCACCCGATGAGCTCTGCAGCTAACATTGCTCCTTGCTGTCCCATGCAGGGGACCCTGGTTCCCTCTTTCCCAGGTCCCTTCATCCACATACAAGTTTCTAGGAAGACATCTCAGGAGCTTCCTCAGGGAACCTAGGGTTTCGGCAGGAGCTGGAGTATCCAAAGGGATGTCCCATTGAAGCTGGGATGAAGAACTTTCCAGACAACTTGAGGGCTCCCAGCATGCCCCATGAACTCCACTCACACCCACATAGGATCCTCACAGCAGGACCAAGAGGGAGCTCCAGGGACAGAAGCCACTTAGCACCCGGGCCTTCCACACTGGCTGTGACCCCAGAGCCCACTCTTCTTTGACGCGGCTTAGTTGCTCCCCGCTCCTCTGAGGTGAGTCCACTTCACTTCTCACCTGTCCCGGCTTCATGTCTCAGCCTTTCCAAAGGATGAGAGACGATCCCACCTTCCTGTCCTTTCCCTGGTGGTGACTCTGAGTGTGGACACAACTGCTGTTCTAGGCATGGGCCAGAAGCCAGGGTGGTGAGGCCGCAGGGTTTGCTGGACCGTGGGCAGCAGGGACAGGTGGATGGTGATGTCAGTGGGGAGGGATGTGGATTCTGAGAATGAAAATGTCACCCAAACTGCAGAAAGTGGCCCAGAGTCACAGGGCATCTCTGACCTTTCTCACCTGCTGGGACGTTGGGTCTAGCTGGCTTGTGAACCAGGGCCTCAGTCTTCCCAGAGAGCCAATGGCTGATGAtttgttctgtgtgtctgtggtgtgagtgtgcctgtggtgtttgtgtttctgtggtgtGTGTGcctgcatatatgtatgtgtgtttgtgtctctagtctctatatgtgtgtgtggtgtctgtgtctgtttctttggtctatgtatatgtgtgtgcgtgaCTATGTTTGTggtttctgtgtgtgtctgagatgtgtgtatctgtatgtatatttgaagtgtgtatgtgtctgtgtgtgggtctATATGTGTGTCTATGGTATCTGTGTGCGTGTCtgaactgtgtgtgtgtctgtataagtcgttactgtgtgtgtgcatatgtgtgcatgcTCAAATGTCAGTTTCTCAATGATAACATTCATGGACAACATACTGAAGAGTATAGTCCATCCCCTACTCCCTATAtgtctttcctgtttcttttttctccaaacCTCTTATCACCAGTcaatataatataaaatctaCTTAATTATTCTTTACCTATCTCTCCCGCTATTGATATGGAAGCTTCACAAAGGATCTTCTATCACTTCCGCTTACTCCTGAATACACTCAGTCTAGAAAAAACGCTTGGCATATATTAGGtgatgaataaatatttgctttaagAATTGTAAGGAAATTTAGAATAAGCAAAATGAGATGACTGGCTGTCTCCTGTGGAAAACTGTACATTCTTTCGGGCACACCTTTTCTGAGCTATCTGATTCTAGCATTTCACTGCCTTTGAACTACTTTACAGTGCTGTAATTTGTAGataattcatagcaatgcaaatACTTTACGTCCACAGACATGCACATTCTATCCATTGGGGGCCACTTGAATCTCCCCACCAAGCCAGTTTCACATGCGTTCATTAATTCATGTCAACATCCCTTTACTCCATACAAATATGCACTTCTTCCATTTCTGCCTCGTTCTCCCATTAGTGAGTTAAATAGAATGGGGTTTGCTGTTCAACTGGTATAAATTTCAGTCATGGAAGGAGaaagagttctagagatctgctgtatgacatagtgcctacagttaACACTACTGTACACTTAATTATTGGcgaagagggtagatctcatgttacgTGTTTTTTTCCcagaataaaaaatctttaacacATGTTCCTTTTATATCTATATGACAGTCATGatgttacctttttaaaaaattatcctttgACAGCAGAAATGGACAAACTTGTGTGTccatctgtccatgtgttggcttTTTGGTTTGTGGTGTGTTCTAGGCATTAAAAACAGGTCCCCCAGGGCCAAATAAAATGGACCATGTAAGACCTTGGGCTCATCTTAAAGGATTTTGGCTACATCCATTTCGGCAACtgggagccactggagggttaGAAGTAGAAAAAGGGACACTATTGGGTTTCTAAAATCTGGCTTCTctgtggagaacagattggaggTGGGCAGAGAGCAGGTGAGAAGATGAGTCTTCTTAACTGTGTATTTAAGTTCCCACTATAGAAACTGGGTCCTTGGAGGCAAGAATGTGTGTCTCTCAAATGCTGTAGACTTGCTTTGCACACAGTGATGATAAATTACATAGTAGGTGATGAATATGTGCCAAATGACAGACTTCCCAAATCTACATACAGGTAAATACACAAATAGCAGAATCTTGCATAAAGTATTGCTTTAATTTTGTaaagaaaattacatatatatgtctctcctctccctgcaTCTGCTCACTCACAACTATAGGGAATAGTTTGGGAGCCTAGAAGTGAGATATGaacaagtttgtttgtttgtttttctgtgtagGGGCAGGGCCAACTCAGCAAGGTGCTTGCCTACTGTGCAGaggtgggttgggggtggggagacaagTCTGGGAGACACTGATCCTGGTGTTCTCATGTCTGGCCCTATTTTTCGGGCTCCCATCTCCAAGACCTTTCCCAGTCTGGAGGGGGAAAGAAGCCCAAGTTTTTCTCATCCTTCATTTTCTAGGGGCCCCCAAACCCGCCAGGAAAAACAggagtgagttcagagtcctgtAGAATGCTGGCTCTGGGGGTGACCAGCTGGTGAACAATGTTCTGGTGTTTTGGGGACTCAGATAAGGGGTTACCTGGGGAGGATTCTGATTGCCTGATGTGGTAGATCCTggagaggctctaggggaggaggaAGCCAGCTCCAGTGGGCACTCCTGAGCAGGGTGAGGACCCACAGAGGGGCACACTTAGGGGAATGTGGGGAGGGGGTGAAGATCCTGTTTCCAGACCTATCAGGACCCAGACTTCCTGCTGCTTCATGACTCTGGGGCTCAGGGCAGCCTGGGTGAGTAACCGCAGGAAGTGTctgggcagagctggggtgggagCCCTGGAGTGGTTGAGACCACCTAGTGAGAGATCAGAAGGCTCAGATGGAAAtgtgagaaaacaaagaaagaggaaaaacctgtctcaggatgAAAGAGTGAAAATCAGCTCAcatagagaaagacagaaagcCATCCTGCAGGGATGGGCGGGGCTCAGGGTGTGTGGGGGACAGGTCCAGAATTAAACGTAATGTTTATTTCTCCCAAGGTCTTGCAATAGCTGTAAAATACGGGAAGGACCTCCTCTTTGACTGATTAATCCTTTCTTATCGGTGATGCCCCGAGACTGGCTTCGTTATTCCATCTAATTACTGGGGACGTTCCTGGAAAAACCATTCTCACCAAAGGACAACATGGAACCCCTTTAACACCTGAGGGGACTAAGAACAAAAGTCTGAGGATGACGGCACACCCCGGAAGGTCCCGGACACCCCTGACCAGCGTCACTGACAGAGGTTGTCACCAGACCTTTCCCCATGCTCCTCCCACTCTGCACTGGGGGCTGGTAAATTGACtggacccccagaaggctccATCCACCTCAGGAGACCTAGGCAGGGGAGCTGGTGCTGTCCGTGGTGCCGAAATAGGGTCATGATTGGAGCTCAGGTACCTCTCAGCTCAGCAGAAGGGCCTGAACTGAGGCTTAGGGTCCCAGTTTGAGGCCAGGAGGACAAAGAGGTGGGGATGGATGGAGCCAGGGGTGGAGTAGACAGTCAGGTGTGGGTGGTGCTTgtttctctctgttccttcttccGCCTTCCCTGTTTGCTCTCAAGCATCGTCCCTTCTGGGGACGCTGTCTCTGCCCCACCTGTCTGAGCGCCAGGGCAAGGGGATGTTCTTACTGAGGCTCTTTGTTTACTGGCCTCTGTACCGCTCCTTTAAATAGCGTGCTTCATAGCAGccttaccaaaacaaaacaaaaactctgaaAGTGAGGAGGCTAGTCTTCACATTTGACAAAGGAGAAAATTTGTCAAACATGAAGGAATATCAGACACTATGCCTGGGTCCCTTCCTCCCATTCTGTCCACCTGCCCCAGTGCCTCAGGGCAGGAGAGGAGAGTCTCAGGCCTGATGGGGAAGGTAAGTTCCTTCTGCACACTTATTTCTACTCCATTCCCATTGCAGGTGGTGTTGGACTCACCTGATATGGTCAGAGGGGCTCCCCTTCCATCCAGGAGAGAGATGAGCCTTCCTGGCtgccttctgtttctcagtcatgATTTGGGAAACGGTAAGTCTGAGCGTCCTTACTCTGTTGGGTGGGGAACCGAGATGCCCTGCCTCTGTATTGTTTCTCCAGTCCTGGGGTCCTAAACCAGCTCACCTTCTTACCACCATCCAGAATTCTCCTTTGGTTGTCTCTTGCACCATTTACATGGTTTATAGCTGTGAATAGAGGGGAGAAGAAGGGAACAATAGTTGATGCCACATTGTCTGAATTGTAAGTCTAACCAtcagtttttaatgttttcaacaaatgggtTGACCCGTATGACCCACCCTGACATTATCATAAACAGAAATCTGACTCACCTCTCCTTCTGGATTTAAGGCAGGGGAAAGGGGGGTTAGGTATCAGTACTTTTTACAGCACACCAGAATCTTCCATTTTTTGATTTAAGAATCACTTTATGAACTTATGACATATGCTTTATCTCTGTCATGGGTTTGGTGCTGTTGGCGAAGTTTGGACTATTCTGGTTTAAactgatatttattaaaattaaaatgttatttttttagagGGAAGATTATgagctcctccttccctccaccttctcaatCCAGACACACATTTCTGAGCTCATTGTGAAGGATAAGAAGGTGTTAGCCGGATGATGACATGATGATGGGCCATCCTGAAGGATGTATGTGGATGCACAGAGACAGTGAGGACTGCATCAGAATGGGGGCACTTAGAGAATGACTTGAGGCATTGATGGGTTAGGATATGGTGATGGACAAGTAGGCAGGGTGAGATGAAGAACAATCTAGAAGAGAGATAAGAAAACCACAGCCCATGGGCTGcctacttttgtaaataaaattttgttggaacacagccacgttaATTCATTTTtgcattgtctatggctgcttttgtgctacaaacaCGGACTTGAattgttgcaacagagaccatacagcttgcaaagcctaaaatatttggtatttgtccctttacaaaaaaagtttcCTGATCCCTGACTTAGAATGTCAGATTGAGAGcttataaattattctttttggttgaggagaTACAGAAGTATTTTGAGTATGTTTGGTTCCGAGTTTTAggaaattttccaaacattaataTCTGATATTTCCTAGAGCAGGACTAGTAGGAGGTAGGCAGGATGGAAAGGGAAGATTCAGGAGTGGAGAGAGATGATGCTGGAGGCCAAGTCAG
This genomic window from Diceros bicornis minor isolate mBicDic1 chromosome 34, mDicBic1.mat.cur, whole genome shotgun sequence contains:
- the LOC131397263 gene encoding sialic acid-binding Ig-like lectin 14, with the translated sequence MLPLLLLSLLWAGSQAQYGRFQLQVESVTVQEGLCIRVPCNVSYPAYGYTDSDPAHGYWFREWEYQHQRTLVATNNPDHEVQEATQGRFHLLGDPRVYDCSLDIRDARRKDSGTYFFRIERGFYAKYDYRENPLSIRVTALTQTPDVHFQGTLESGHPKNITCAVPWACERGTPPTFSWIGVSLTSLGPKTAHSSVLTLTPRPQDHGTNLTCRVTFPGVGVSSERTIRLNVSYVPQNLTISVFRKEGTGPEALGNGSSLPVQEGQSLHLVCDTDGNYPAKLSWSRGSLTLCPSKALDPGVLDLPRVVLGDGGEFICRAEHAWGSYHVSMNLVVKGVSSSFPHTSGEQQGSWPLVLTLLRGALMGAGFLLTCGLTWIYYTRFRDSQGNRAERAAVTEPLPPGSAQVWAPDP